A genomic segment from Variovorax paradoxus B4 encodes:
- a CDS encoding DegQ family serine endoprotease: MMFKVEGHTLRSYLFAFGMACSAAMGFLPAAPAIAQTPQARGLPDFADLVEQVGPAVVGIRTVEKVASSGGSGEMDEEMQEFFRRFFGQPLPGNPRPGPRPNRPQQPQEEERPRGVGSGFILSADGYVMTNAHVIEDASEILVTLTDKREFKAKLIGADKRSDVAVVKIEATSLPVVKVGDISKLRVGEWVMAIGSPFGLENTVTAGIVSAKQRDTGDLVPLIQTDVAINPGNSGGPLINLRGEVVGINSQIYSRSGGYMGISFSIPIDEAIRVSDQLRATGRVSRGLIGVTIGSVSKDVAESIGLGKARGALVSSVVPGSAADKAGVREGDIITKYGDKAIETPSDLSRSVASTKPGAKNTLTVFRNGSTRELSVTVAEGDAEAKPSGKRQPEREESQAKPSAAGKALGLVVSDLTEAQKKELKMRGGVRIEAASDAAARAGLREGDVILAVGNIEVSSVKEFESAVAKADKGKPLSVLFRRGEWAQYALIRPAR; the protein is encoded by the coding sequence ATGATGTTCAAAGTCGAGGGACACACGCTTCGTTCCTATCTCTTCGCATTCGGCATGGCCTGTTCGGCAGCCATGGGTTTCCTGCCGGCGGCGCCGGCCATTGCACAGACGCCGCAGGCGCGCGGATTGCCCGATTTCGCCGATCTCGTGGAGCAGGTGGGGCCGGCCGTGGTCGGGATCCGTACCGTCGAGAAAGTGGCCTCCAGCGGCGGCAGCGGCGAAATGGACGAGGAGATGCAGGAGTTCTTCCGGCGCTTCTTCGGGCAGCCGCTGCCCGGCAACCCGCGTCCGGGCCCGCGCCCGAACCGGCCGCAGCAGCCGCAGGAGGAAGAGCGTCCGCGCGGCGTGGGCTCGGGTTTCATCCTGTCCGCCGACGGCTATGTCATGACCAATGCCCACGTGATCGAGGACGCGTCCGAAATCCTCGTCACGCTGACCGACAAGCGCGAGTTCAAGGCCAAGCTGATCGGTGCCGACAAGCGCAGCGACGTCGCCGTGGTCAAGATCGAGGCGACGAGCCTGCCGGTGGTGAAGGTCGGCGACATCTCGAAGCTGCGCGTTGGCGAATGGGTCATGGCCATCGGTTCGCCCTTCGGCCTCGAGAACACCGTGACCGCCGGCATCGTGAGCGCAAAGCAGCGCGACACCGGTGACCTGGTGCCCCTGATCCAGACCGACGTGGCAATCAACCCCGGCAACTCGGGCGGACCGCTGATCAACCTGCGCGGCGAGGTGGTGGGCATCAACAGCCAGATCTATTCGCGCTCGGGCGGCTACATGGGCATCTCGTTCTCGATCCCGATCGACGAGGCGATCCGCGTCAGCGACCAGCTGCGCGCCACCGGCCGCGTATCGCGCGGGCTGATCGGCGTGACCATCGGCTCGGTCTCGAAGGACGTGGCCGAATCCATCGGGCTCGGCAAGGCGCGCGGTGCGCTCGTGAGCAGCGTGGTGCCGGGCTCGGCGGCCGACAAGGCCGGCGTGCGCGAGGGCGACATCATCACCAAGTACGGCGACAAGGCCATCGAGACGCCCAGCGACCTGTCGCGCTCGGTGGCCAGCACCAAGCCCGGTGCCAAGAACACGCTGACGGTGTTCCGCAACGGCAGTACGCGCGAGCTCTCGGTCACCGTCGCCGAGGGCGATGCGGAAGCCAAGCCGTCCGGCAAGCGCCAGCCCGAGCGCGAGGAGTCGCAGGCCAAGCCGTCGGCGGCCGGCAAGGCGCTCGGCCTGGTGGTCAGCGACCTGACCGAAGCCCAGAAGAAGGAACTCAAGATGCGTGGCGGCGTGCGCATCGAGGCGGCAAGCGATGCCGCCGCGAGGGCCGGTCTGCGCGAAGGAGACGTGATCCTTGCCGTCGGCAACATCGAGGTCTCGAGCGTCAAGGAATTCGAGTCCGCGGTCGCCAAGGCCGACAAGGGCAAGCCCCTGAGCGTGCTGTTCCGCCGCGGCGAATGGGCCCAGTACGCCCTGATTCGACCCGCACGCTGA
- a CDS encoding sigma-E factor negative regulatory protein codes for MNQTMTVREQVSALADGHLHGEDFARAIDTVCAEEDARGAWRAYHLVGDILRSGAHSPSSDGSAFLARFQQRLAAEPVVAAPAQVPAAAPAVLTARHRADAANEPVFRWKLVAGAASLVAVAAISWTLVGNGAGVSSPGAQIAAQQQPAANSVLAAAASNSQLPPTAALTPTRVVVGNGSPQVMLRDPRLDQLLEAHQQAGGASQMPSGFLRNATFEGPAR; via the coding sequence ATGAATCAGACGATGACGGTTCGTGAACAGGTATCCGCACTGGCGGATGGTCATTTGCATGGCGAGGACTTCGCGCGGGCCATCGACACCGTCTGCGCGGAAGAAGACGCGCGCGGGGCCTGGCGGGCCTATCACCTGGTGGGCGACATCCTGCGATCGGGCGCCCATTCGCCCAGCAGCGATGGCAGTGCATTCCTGGCCCGGTTTCAGCAGCGCCTGGCCGCGGAGCCCGTCGTCGCGGCGCCGGCGCAGGTGCCGGCCGCGGCCCCTGCGGTGCTGACGGCGCGGCACAGGGCCGACGCAGCCAACGAGCCGGTCTTCCGCTGGAAGCTGGTGGCCGGCGCCGCGTCGCTGGTGGCGGTCGCCGCCATCAGCTGGACCCTGGTCGGAAACGGCGCTGGCGTGTCGTCGCCGGGTGCCCAGATCGCAGCCCAGCAGCAGCCGGCGGCCAATTCGGTGCTGGCCGCCGCAGCCTCCAACAGCCAGCTTCCGCCCACGGCCGCGCTCACGCCAACCCGCGTGGTGGTCGGCAACGGCAGTCCGCAAGTCATGCTGCGTGATCCGCGGCTCGACCAGTTGCTCGAAGCGCACCAGCAAGCCGGTGGCGCGTCGCAAATGCCCTCGGGCTTCCTGCGCAACGCGACCTTCGAAGGTCCTGCGCGCTGA
- a CDS encoding DUF4845 domain-containing protein encodes MRTNRSIRSRAAHQRGISFIGLVFVAVVLGCVGVVVAQVIPTLIEWQAIDKAANKAKEGTTVPEVRAIFDRAQAIDDFQSVSGKDLDIKKVGDKVVVSYSYEREIPLFGPAYLVLKYKGQTR; translated from the coding sequence ATGAGAACAAATCGGTCCATCCGCAGCAGGGCCGCGCATCAGCGCGGCATCTCGTTCATCGGTCTGGTGTTTGTCGCCGTGGTGCTGGGTTGCGTCGGCGTCGTCGTCGCGCAGGTCATCCCGACGCTGATCGAATGGCAGGCCATCGACAAGGCCGCCAACAAGGCCAAGGAAGGCACCACCGTGCCCGAAGTGCGCGCCATCTTCGATCGGGCCCAGGCCATCGACGACTTCCAGTCGGTCTCGGGCAAGGACCTCGACATCAAGAAGGTCGGCGACAAGGTGGTCGTGTCGTATTCCTACGAGCGCGAGATTCCCTTGTTCGGACCGGCCTACCTGGTGCTCAAGTACAAGGGCCAAACCCGCTGA
- a CDS encoding MucB/RseB C-terminal domain-containing protein produces the protein MTVQMPISARAFALVLAAFCLAQIAAAQTRPGSANAKGTASAQAGDAPPSMSVVEWLQRMHTGARQRNYVGTFVVSAAGGDLSSARIWHVRDGDLQIERIEALSGPPRSTFRRNHHVMTFLPEAKVVKVEKRENLDLFPNLPDKPDSSIGDFYDVRAIGKDRVAGFDADVVQLVPHDGLRFGYRIWSERRSGLVVKLQTVDAESRVVEQSAFSELQLDAPVKAQALAQMMTNTSGYRVEKLELERTSAQDEGWVLKAPVAGFKPRSFYRRPAGSDDKAGQDRTVQWTFSDGLASVSLFIERYDEKRAPRDGVLTIGATNAIRRRLPEPASDWWLTAVGEVPQQTLNAFAQSLARTR, from the coding sequence ATGACCGTTCAGATGCCGATCTCCGCACGCGCGTTCGCACTGGTGCTCGCTGCTTTTTGTCTTGCGCAGATCGCGGCCGCGCAGACCCGGCCGGGTTCCGCGAACGCCAAGGGCACGGCTTCGGCGCAGGCCGGCGATGCACCGCCTTCGATGAGCGTCGTCGAGTGGCTGCAGCGCATGCATACGGGAGCCCGGCAGCGCAATTACGTCGGCACCTTCGTGGTTTCGGCCGCGGGCGGCGACCTCTCGAGCGCACGCATCTGGCATGTGCGCGACGGCGATCTGCAGATCGAGCGCATCGAGGCCCTGTCGGGGCCGCCGCGCTCCACCTTCAGGCGCAACCATCATGTGATGACCTTCCTGCCCGAGGCGAAGGTCGTGAAGGTCGAGAAGCGCGAGAACCTCGACCTGTTCCCCAATCTGCCCGACAAGCCCGATTCGTCGATCGGCGATTTCTACGACGTGCGGGCCATCGGCAAGGACCGCGTGGCAGGCTTCGATGCCGACGTGGTGCAGCTGGTGCCGCACGATGGGCTGCGCTTCGGCTATCGCATCTGGAGCGAGCGCCGCTCCGGCCTCGTGGTGAAGCTGCAGACCGTGGACGCCGAATCCCGCGTGGTGGAGCAGTCGGCGTTTTCCGAATTGCAGCTCGACGCACCGGTCAAGGCGCAGGCGCTCGCGCAGATGATGACCAACACCAGCGGCTACCGCGTCGAGAAGCTGGAGCTCGAGCGCACCAGCGCGCAGGACGAAGGCTGGGTGCTCAAGGCTCCCGTGGCCGGCTTCAAGCCGCGCAGCTTCTACCGGCGTCCGGCCGGCAGCGACGACAAGGCGGGGCAGGACCGCACCGTGCAGTGGACCTTCTCCGATGGCCTGGCCTCGGTGTCGCTTTTCATCGAGCGTTACGATGAAAAGCGTGCGCCCCGGGATGGGGTGCTGACGATCGGGGCAACCAACGCCATTCGTCGGCGATTGCCCGAGCCGGCGAGCGACTGGTGGCTGACCGCTGTGGGCGAGGTGCCGCAGCAGACGCTCAATGCGTTCGCTCAAAGCCTCGCGCGCACGCGTTGA
- the fabF gene encoding beta-ketoacyl-ACP synthase II, with amino-acid sequence MTKRRVVVTGLGCIAPVGNTVAESWSNLLAGNSGIDTIKSFDASAFACKFAGEVKGFDITQYISEKEARHMDRFIHLGMAAAMQAVQDSGLKTGDALSPEEATRIGCNIGSGIGGLPMIEETHAELVNRGPRRVSPFFVPASIINMISGHVSIKYGFQGPNIAVVTACTTGLHAIGLSARMIEYGDADVMVAGGAESTVSPLGIGGFAAARALSTRNDDPRTASRPWDKDRDGFVLGEGAGVVVLEEYEHAKARGAKIYAEVSGFGMSADAYHMTAPNVDGPRRSMSMALANAGINADEVQYLNAHGTSTPLGDLNETNAIKNTFGDHAKKLVVNSTKSMTGHLLGGAGGIESVFTVLALHHQKSPPTINIFNQDPECDLDYCANVARDLKIDVAVKNNFGFGGTNGTLVFKRV; translated from the coding sequence ATGACCAAACGCCGCGTCGTCGTGACCGGACTCGGTTGCATCGCTCCTGTCGGAAACACGGTGGCCGAATCCTGGTCCAACCTGTTGGCCGGCAATTCGGGCATCGACACCATTAAATCGTTCGACGCCAGCGCCTTCGCCTGCAAGTTTGCGGGCGAGGTGAAGGGCTTCGACATCACGCAGTACATCTCCGAGAAGGAAGCGCGCCACATGGACCGCTTCATCCACCTCGGAATGGCCGCCGCCATGCAGGCGGTCCAGGACAGCGGTCTCAAGACCGGCGATGCGCTGTCGCCCGAGGAGGCGACGCGCATCGGCTGCAACATCGGCTCGGGCATCGGCGGACTGCCCATGATCGAGGAAACGCATGCGGAACTCGTGAATCGCGGCCCACGCCGCGTGTCGCCGTTCTTCGTGCCCGCCTCGATCATCAACATGATCTCGGGCCACGTCTCGATCAAGTACGGCTTCCAGGGTCCGAACATCGCCGTCGTCACGGCCTGCACCACCGGCTTGCATGCGATCGGCCTGTCGGCCCGCATGATCGAGTACGGCGACGCCGACGTGATGGTCGCGGGCGGTGCCGAGTCGACCGTCTCGCCGCTGGGCATCGGCGGCTTTGCGGCGGCGCGTGCACTCTCGACGCGCAACGACGATCCGCGCACCGCGTCCCGTCCGTGGGACAAGGATCGCGACGGCTTCGTGCTCGGCGAAGGTGCCGGCGTGGTCGTGCTCGAGGAGTACGAGCATGCCAAGGCGCGCGGCGCCAAGATCTACGCCGAGGTCTCGGGCTTCGGCATGAGTGCCGACGCGTACCACATGACGGCACCCAACGTCGACGGCCCGCGCCGCTCGATGTCGATGGCGCTCGCCAACGCAGGCATCAACGCCGACGAGGTGCAGTACCTCAACGCGCACGGCACCTCGACGCCGCTGGGCGACCTGAACGAGACCAACGCGATCAAGAACACCTTCGGCGACCATGCGAAGAAGCTCGTCGTGAACTCGACCAAGTCGATGACCGGCCACTTGCTGGGCGGTGCCGGCGGCATCGAATCGGTGTTCACGGTGCTGGCGCTGCATCACCAGAAGAGTCCGCCGACCATCAATATCTTCAACCAGGATCCGGAGTGCGACCTCGACTATTGCGCCAACGTGGCGCGCGATCTCAAGATCGATGTCGCGGTCAAGAACAACTTCGGCTTCGGTGGCACCAACGGCACGCTGGTGTTCAAGCGCGTTTGA
- the rnc gene encoding ribonuclease III: MDGGLTALQERLKHSFSDARLLQLALTHRSFSADHNERLEFLGDSVLNLAVSHLLYTRLSALPEGDLSRVRANLVKQDTLHRLALELQLSPLLRLGEGEARSGGPNRPSILADALEALIGAVYLDAGFSAAEALVRRLYESVEINPRMDAAAKDPKTELQEWLQGHKMKLPVYRVAATLGAAHKQTFDVECEVPELGLRERGIGGSRRAGEQAAAAAMLIRLKARGAA, from the coding sequence GTGGACGGCGGCCTCACGGCGCTGCAGGAGCGCCTCAAGCATTCGTTCTCCGATGCGCGGCTGCTCCAGCTCGCGCTCACGCACCGCAGTTTTTCGGCCGACCACAACGAGCGCCTCGAGTTCCTCGGCGATTCGGTGCTCAATCTCGCGGTATCGCACCTGCTCTACACCCGACTCTCGGCCCTGCCCGAGGGCGATCTGTCGCGTGTGCGGGCCAACCTGGTCAAGCAGGACACCCTGCACCGCCTGGCGCTGGAACTGCAGCTGTCGCCATTGCTGCGGCTCGGCGAAGGCGAGGCGCGCTCCGGCGGGCCCAACCGGCCTTCGATCCTGGCCGACGCGCTCGAAGCGCTGATCGGCGCGGTCTACCTCGATGCCGGCTTTTCGGCCGCCGAGGCGCTGGTGCGGCGGCTCTACGAGTCGGTCGAAATCAATCCGCGCATGGACGCGGCGGCCAAGGATCCGAAGACCGAATTGCAGGAATGGCTGCAGGGTCACAAAATGAAGCTGCCGGTGTACCGCGTGGCGGCCACGCTCGGCGCAGCGCACAAGCAGACCTTCGACGTCGAGTGCGAGGTGCCGGAGCTGGGCCTGCGCGAACGCGGCATCGGTGGTTCGCGACGTGCCGGCGAGCAGGCTGCCGCGGCGGCCATGTTGATCCGGCTCAAGGCACGCGGGGCCGCGTGA
- the era gene encoding GTPase Era has translation MNDAINSAADSQGPAGDTGASGPQHCGLIAIVGKPNVGKSTLLNALVGQKISITSRKAQTTRHRITGMRTLGATQFVFVDTPGFQTLHANALNKSLNKTVQGAVGDVDLILFVVEAGSFTPADERVLKLLGKGIPTVLLANKLDNVHRRGDIAPWLQTMQAKHPFAEFVPMSAKNAKDVERLFGICEKYLPEQPWFYAEDELTDRSEKFLAGELVREKLFRLTGDELPYTSTVIIDKFEEEPPQKKGQKRLLRIAATIVVERDGHKAMVIGDKGERIKRIGMETRVELEKLADAKVFLELWVKVRSGWADDEARVRSFGYE, from the coding sequence ATGAACGACGCTATCAATTCAGCAGCAGACTCCCAGGGCCCGGCGGGCGATACGGGCGCAAGCGGCCCTCAGCACTGCGGCCTGATCGCCATCGTCGGCAAGCCCAACGTGGGCAAGTCGACGCTGCTCAATGCGCTGGTGGGCCAGAAGATCAGCATCACCTCGCGCAAGGCGCAGACCACGCGGCACCGCATCACGGGCATGCGCACGCTGGGCGCCACGCAGTTCGTGTTCGTCGACACGCCGGGTTTCCAGACCCTGCATGCCAACGCGCTCAACAAGTCGCTCAACAAGACCGTGCAGGGCGCGGTCGGCGACGTGGACCTGATTCTTTTCGTGGTCGAGGCGGGCAGCTTCACGCCGGCCGACGAGCGGGTGCTCAAGCTGCTCGGCAAGGGCATCCCGACCGTGCTGCTGGCCAACAAGCTCGACAACGTGCACCGCCGTGGCGACATCGCGCCCTGGCTGCAGACCATGCAGGCGAAGCACCCCTTCGCCGAGTTCGTGCCGATGTCGGCCAAGAATGCCAAGGATGTCGAGCGCCTGTTCGGCATCTGCGAGAAATACCTGCCCGAACAGCCCTGGTTCTATGCCGAGGACGAGCTCACCGACCGCAGCGAGAAGTTCCTCGCGGGCGAGTTGGTGCGCGAGAAGCTGTTCCGCCTGACCGGCGACGAACTGCCCTACACCTCGACCGTGATCATCGACAAGTTCGAGGAAGAGCCGCCCCAGAAAAAGGGCCAGAAGCGCCTGCTGCGCATCGCGGCCACCATCGTGGTGGAGCGCGACGGCCACAAGGCCATGGTGATCGGCGACAAGGGCGAGCGCATCAAGCGCATCGGCATGGAAACCCGGGTCGAGCTCGAAAAGCTGGCCGACGCCAAGGTCTTCCTCGAACTGTGGGTCAAGGTGCGGTCCGGCTGGGCCGACGACGAAGCCCGCGTGCGCTCGTTCGGCTACGAATGA
- the rpoE gene encoding RNA polymerase sigma factor RpoE, which translates to MTTSPPPVPPDSGLPDVSAEAPRPGEVDFQLVQRTVAGDQKAFELLVIKYQRRIERLIGRMVRDVDLVEDIAQETFIRAYRALHQFRGDAQFYTWLYRIAVNTAKKALVDMKRDPTISESALRPSSDEDDETYRPGNEPISDETPESVLAANEIAQVVEAAMEALPPELRQAVTLREIEGMSYEEIAEVMDCPIGTVRSRIFRAREAISARVKPLLDNQSGKRW; encoded by the coding sequence ATGACAACTTCTCCGCCGCCAGTGCCACCGGACTCCGGCTTGCCCGATGTGTCCGCCGAGGCGCCGCGCCCGGGCGAGGTCGACTTCCAGCTGGTCCAGCGCACGGTCGCGGGTGACCAGAAGGCCTTCGAGCTGCTGGTCATCAAGTACCAGCGCCGGATCGAGCGCCTGATCGGGCGCATGGTGCGCGACGTCGACCTGGTCGAAGACATCGCCCAGGAAACCTTCATCCGGGCCTATCGCGCGCTCCACCAGTTCCGCGGCGATGCCCAGTTCTACACCTGGCTCTACCGGATTGCGGTCAACACCGCCAAGAAGGCGCTGGTCGACATGAAGCGCGACCCGACCATCTCCGAAAGCGCCCTGCGGCCGTCTTCTGACGAGGACGATGAAACTTACCGCCCTGGAAACGAACCAATCAGCGACGAAACCCCCGAATCAGTCTTGGCAGCAAACGAGATCGCCCAGGTGGTCGAGGCGGCCATGGAAGCGTTGCCGCCCGAATTGCGCCAGGCGGTCACCCTGCGCGAGATCGAGGGCATGAGTTACGAAGAGATCGCCGAGGTCATGGATTGCCCTATCGGCACGGTGCGCTCGCGTATTTTCCGGGCGCGTGAGGCCATTTCGGCCAGGGTCAAACCGCTGCTGGACAACCAGTCCGGCAAGCGTTGGTAG
- the lepB gene encoding signal peptidase I, translating into MAFITSLVLAAFAGYVGAWYFGAIEGNFALLLFLATVVTGLYWLAERFYFLPRRERAAAALEASLSERNERLAGQGITQVDTVDAKASERLLMQPWWLDWTAGLFPVILVVFLLRSFLYEPFKIPSGSMMPTLLTGDLILVNKFTYGLRLPVINTKITDGTPLARGDVVVFRYPPKPSMDYIKRVVGIPGDEVAYLNKKLTVNGQPVSKNPMPDYLDSESMRLLRQFTEDLGGKQHRLLNDDAGPAFVQGATDFPYRENCRYSVEGVVCKVPAGNYFMMGDNRDNSADSRFWGFVPDKNIVGRAFFVWMNFGDLGRIGPFQ; encoded by the coding sequence ATGGCATTCATCACTTCCCTGGTCCTCGCGGCCTTCGCCGGCTATGTCGGTGCCTGGTACTTCGGCGCCATCGAGGGCAATTTCGCGCTCTTGCTGTTCCTGGCCACGGTGGTCACCGGCCTGTACTGGCTGGCCGAGCGCTTCTACTTCCTGCCCCGGCGCGAGCGCGCCGCCGCCGCGCTCGAAGCCTCGCTGAGCGAGCGCAACGAGCGCCTGGCCGGCCAGGGCATCACGCAGGTCGATACCGTCGACGCCAAGGCCAGCGAGCGCCTGCTGATGCAGCCGTGGTGGCTCGACTGGACGGCCGGGCTGTTCCCGGTGATCCTGGTGGTGTTCCTGCTGCGCTCGTTCCTGTACGAGCCCTTCAAGATCCCGTCGGGTTCGATGATGCCGACGCTGCTCACCGGCGACCTGATCCTGGTGAACAAGTTCACCTATGGCCTGCGCCTGCCGGTCATCAACACCAAGATCACCGACGGCACGCCGCTCGCGCGCGGCGACGTGGTGGTGTTCCGCTATCCGCCCAAGCCGAGCATGGACTACATCAAGCGCGTGGTCGGCATCCCGGGCGACGAAGTGGCCTACCTGAACAAGAAGCTCACCGTCAACGGGCAGCCGGTCTCCAAGAACCCGATGCCCGACTACCTCGACAGCGAGTCGATGCGGCTGCTCAGGCAGTTCACCGAAGACCTCGGCGGCAAGCAGCACCGGCTGCTCAACGACGATGCCGGTCCGGCCTTCGTCCAGGGCGCCACCGACTTTCCGTACCGCGAGAACTGCCGCTACTCCGTCGAAGGCGTGGTGTGCAAGGTGCCGGCCGGCAACTACTTCATGATGGGCGACAACCGCGATAATTCGGCGGACTCCCGTTTCTGGGGCTTCGTTCCGGACAAGAACATCGTGGGCAGGGCGTTCTTCGTCTGGATGAACTTCGGCGACCTGGGTCGCATCGGTCCATTCCAATAA
- the lepA gene encoding translation elongation factor 4 — MNHIRNFSIIAHIDHGKSTLADRLIQRCGGLAEREMEAQVLDSMDIEKERGITIKAQTAALHYKALDGQVYNLNLIDTPGHVDFSYEVSRSLSACEGALLVVDASQGVEAQTVANCYTALDLGVEVVPVLNKMDLPNADPDNARSEIEDVIGIDATDAIPCSAKTGLGIDEILEAIVHKMPAPRGNPDGPLRAMIVDSWFDPYVGVVMLVRVVDGRLVKGERIKMMASGAMYNADNIGVFTPANEPRPSLEAGEVGYIIAGIKELQAAKVGDTVTLIKPGTGGAAATATEALPGFKEIQPQVFAGLYPTEASEYDSLRDALEKLKLNDSSLRYEPEVSQALGFGFRCGFLGLLHMEIVQERLEREFDQDLITTAPSVVYQVVRNDGEVIMVENPSKMPDVGKMSEIREPIVTVHLYMPQEYVGAVMTLANQKRGVQMNMAYHGRQVMLTYEMPLGEIVLDFFDKLKSVSRGYASMDYEFKEYRASDVVKVDILLNGEKVDALSIIVHRSQSQYRGRAVVSKMREIISRQMFDVAIQAAIGVNIIARETIKALRKNVLAKCYGGDITRKKKLLEKQKAGKKRMKQIGSVEVPQEAFLAILQVED; from the coding sequence ATGAATCACATCAGAAATTTTTCGATCATTGCGCACATCGATCACGGCAAGTCGACGCTCGCAGACCGCTTGATCCAGCGTTGCGGCGGCCTTGCGGAACGCGAGATGGAAGCGCAGGTGCTCGACTCGATGGACATCGAAAAAGAGCGTGGGATAACCATCAAGGCGCAGACCGCCGCGCTGCACTACAAAGCCCTCGATGGGCAGGTCTACAACCTCAATCTGATCGACACGCCGGGCCACGTCGACTTCTCATATGAAGTGAGCCGCTCGCTGTCGGCGTGCGAAGGCGCGCTGCTCGTCGTCGATGCATCGCAAGGCGTCGAAGCGCAGACGGTGGCCAACTGCTACACCGCGCTCGACCTCGGCGTCGAAGTGGTGCCGGTGCTCAACAAGATGGATCTGCCCAACGCGGACCCCGACAACGCACGCAGCGAAATCGAAGATGTGATCGGCATCGACGCGACCGATGCGATTCCGTGTTCCGCCAAGACCGGCCTCGGCATCGACGAGATTCTCGAAGCCATCGTCCACAAGATGCCGGCGCCGCGCGGCAATCCCGACGGCCCGCTGCGCGCCATGATCGTCGACAGCTGGTTCGACCCCTACGTCGGCGTCGTCATGCTGGTGCGCGTGGTGGACGGCCGGCTGGTGAAGGGCGAGCGCATCAAGATGATGGCGTCCGGCGCCATGTACAACGCCGACAACATCGGCGTCTTCACGCCGGCCAACGAACCGCGCCCTTCGCTCGAGGCCGGCGAGGTGGGCTACATCATCGCGGGCATCAAGGAACTGCAGGCCGCCAAGGTCGGCGACACGGTGACGCTGATCAAGCCGGGCACGGGCGGCGCGGCCGCCACCGCCACCGAGGCGCTGCCGGGCTTCAAGGAAATCCAGCCGCAGGTGTTTGCCGGCCTCTATCCGACCGAGGCCAGCGAGTACGACTCGCTGCGCGACGCGCTGGAAAAGCTCAAGCTCAACGATTCGTCGCTGCGCTACGAGCCCGAGGTGAGCCAGGCGCTGGGCTTCGGCTTCCGCTGCGGCTTCCTTGGCCTGCTGCACATGGAAATCGTGCAGGAGCGCCTGGAGCGCGAGTTCGACCAGGACCTGATCACGACCGCGCCGAGCGTGGTCTACCAGGTGGTGCGCAACGACGGCGAAGTCATCATGGTCGAGAACCCGTCCAAGATGCCCGACGTCGGCAAGATGAGCGAGATCCGCGAGCCGATCGTCACCGTGCACCTTTACATGCCGCAGGAATACGTCGGCGCCGTCATGACGCTGGCCAACCAGAAGCGCGGCGTGCAGATGAACATGGCCTACCACGGCCGCCAGGTCATGCTGACCTACGAGATGCCGCTCGGCGAGATCGTGCTCGACTTCTTCGACAAGCTGAAGTCGGTCAGCCGCGGCTACGCCTCGATGGACTACGAGTTCAAGGAATATCGCGCGTCCGACGTGGTCAAGGTCGACATCCTGCTGAACGGCGAGAAGGTCGATGCGCTGTCGATCATCGTGCACCGCAGCCAGTCGCAGTACCGCGGCCGGGCGGTGGTGTCGAAGATGCGTGAGATCATTTCGCGCCAGATGTTCGACGTGGCGATCCAGGCCGCCATCGGGGTCAACATCATTGCGCGTGAGACAATCAAGGCGCTGCGCAAGAACGTTCTTGCCAAGTGCTACGGCGGCGACATCACCCGCAAGAAGAAACTGCTCGAGAAGCAGAAAGCGGGCAAGAAAAGAATGAAGCAGATCGGCTCCGTCGAGGTCCCGCAAGAGGCCTTCCTCGCGATTCTGCAAGTCGAAGACTGA